A genomic window from Plodia interpunctella isolate USDA-ARS_2022_Savannah chromosome 29, ilPloInte3.2, whole genome shotgun sequence includes:
- the LOC128682103 gene encoding protein MEMO1: protein MSCRNASHAGSWYTENGSELSRQLDLWLSKADLTHGPARAIIAPHAGYSYCGACAAFAYRQVSPVVVKRIFILGPSHHVRLGGCALSSLDKYQTPLYDLTIDKQIYAELEATRQFSRMDAQTDEDEHSIEMHLPYIAKVMEEYKTGFTIIPILVGSLTPDKEAKYGAILAPYLADPQNLLVISSDFCHWGARFRYTWRDAERGHIHQGIEWLDRQGMDIIEKMDPRAFTEYLNMYANTICGRHPIGVLLQAIAKLQTQRNCPKMTMKFLKYAQSSQCMTPQDSSVSYASASLVIE, encoded by the exons GCAGCGAGCTGTCAAGACAGCTGGACCTCTGGCTGTCCAAAGCGGATTTGACCCACGGCCCGGCGCGCGCCATCATTGCCCC GCACGCTGGCTACTCTTACTGCGGCGCTTGCGCAGCATTCGCGTACAGACAAGTCAGTCCTGTCGTTGT CAAACGCATATTCATCTTGGGTCCCTCCCACCATGTGCGGCTGGGGGGCTGTGCGCTGTCCTCGCTGGACAAGTACCAGACGCCGCTCTATGACCTCACCATAGACAAACAGA TATACGCGGAGCTGGAGGCGACGCGTCAGTTCTCGCGGATGGACGCGCAGACGGACGAGGATGAGCACTCTATCGAGATGCACCTGCCATACATCGCTAAGGTCATGGAGGA atacAAGACTGGATTTACAATCATACCTATATTAGTGGGATCTCTGACGCCCGATAAGGAGGCTAA ATACGGCGCCATCTTGGCCCCTTACCTGGCGGACCCGCAGAACCTGCTGGTGATCTCGTCGGACTTCTGTCACTGGGGCGCGCGCTTCCGCTACACGTGGCGCGACGCTGAGCGGGGGCACATACACCAGGGCATCGAGTGGCTCGACCGACAG gGTATGGACATAATCGAAAAAATGGATCCCCGCGCGTTCACAGAGTACCTCAATATGTATGCGAACACAATATGCGGTCGGCATCCCATCGGGGTATTACTACAG gcAATAGCAAAGCTGCAAACGCAACGGAACTGCCCCAAAATGACAATGAAGTTCTTGAAATACGCTCAATCTTCACAGTGTATGACCCCGCAGGATTCCTCCGTGTCTTATGCTAGCGCGTCTCTGGTTATCGAATAA